The nucleotide window AACTGTAGATGGAGACAACGTTACTTACAGAGCAACTTACATTATTGATGAAGAAGGTATCGTACAACACGAAAGCATAAATAACATGCCTCTTGGTAGAAATGTAAATGAGTACTTAAGAATCATCGATGCTTTAACTCACGTACAAGAAAAAGGAGAAGTTTGTCCTGCAAATTGGGAAGAAGGCAAAGAAGCTATGCAAGCTAATGCTCAAGGTACAAAAGAGTATTTAAAAGCACACTTAAACTAATTATTAGATATGATTCAAGAATTAGATCAAGACAATTTACAAAGTTTAGTTTCCGAAAATGATACTGTTGTTGTACAATACTCAGCAACATGGTGTGGAAACTGCCGAATAATGAAGCCAAAGTTCAAGAAATTAGCAACAGAGAACGAAAACGTAAAATTTATTGTCGCTGATGCTGAAAAATTTCCTGAAAGTAGAAAGTTAGCAACAGTAGATAACTTACCTACATTTGCTACTTTTAAAAATGGTGAGTTCAAAAATCAAGTACAAACTAACAAGTTCGATGTTTTAAAAGAACTTGTTAATGAAGTTATTTAATTATGAAATTACCAGTAATAAAACAATTAACCCAGTTTATCGAAGATAACGATGAAGACTACGTAGTAGAAACAATAGAAACCTTAGAAAACCTAACCGAAGTTCCGTCTTTAAAAGATGAAGAGTTAGATGTTATAGGTGAATTAATTTCTAATATGTATGGTGCAATTGAAGTGCATAAAATGGTAAAAGATGGCACACCAAAAAAGGAAGCTTTAAATACTTTTATGTCTCGTGTTCTTGGATCTATCGATAAATAGAACTGTTAATTGAAAAAGAAAAATATAAAAACCACTTCAGTTGAAGTGGTTTTTTTTTACCTCTATTTTAATATTTCTATTATATCATTTAAGCTTTTTTCCTCAGCATAATCTAAAGCATTTTTACCATCACTATCTTTAATAGCTTTATCAGCATCATGCTTTAGTAAAGTTTCTACAATAATTTTTTGATTGTACTGCGTAGCAAAGGATAATGCAGTTGTTCCGTTCTTATTCTGAATATTTACATTAGCATTATGAGCTAATAGTAAATCTACCAAATCTTTATTTCCCTTAAAACTTACACCAATCAGGGCTGTATTTCCAGAGGCATCTTGTGCGTCAATATTCGATCCCTTTTCAATCAGTAGTTTTGCAATCTCTTCTTGACCAAAATAGGTTGCAAATATTAACGGAGTAAATCCTCTTGCATCTTTAATATTGGCCAAATCTGGATTTCTATTTAACTGAAGTCCTAAATTTTCAATATTGCCTATTTGTATCGTTCTAAAAAATAGTTCTTGCTCGTTCATTTTTATGTTTTCATTAAAAAAGGAATGTGCTAGATTATAGCACATTCCTTCTTTTAGTTGCATTTTGCTATTAATCGATTATTTCTTTAAATCAAATCTATCAGCGTTCATAACTTTAGTCCAAGCTGCTACAAAATCGTTTACAAACTTTTCTTCTGCATCATCGGCAGCATAAACTTCACAAACTGCTCTTAATTCTGTATTAGAACCAAATATTAGGTCTGCACGAGTTCCTGTAAATTTCACTTCGCCTGTTCTACGATCTCTACCTTCAAAGTGTGTTTCATCTTCTGATGTTGCACTCCATGTGTAAGTCATGTCAACTAAGTTCTTAAAGAAGTCATTAGTTAGATGACCTACATTATCAGTAAACACTCCATGTTTAGAAGAATCATAGTTTGCGCCAAGCACACGCATACCACCAACAAGAACAGTCATTTCTGGAATAGATAATGCCATTAAGTTAGCTTTATCCACTAATAAGTCTTCAGCCTTAACATCTAGGTTAGCATTCATATAGTTTCTAAATCCATCACCAAGAGGTTTTAAATAATTGAATTGCTCAATATCGGTTTGTTCTTGTGTGGCATCACCTCTACCTTGCGCAAATGGTACTGACACATTATGACCTGCTTTACTCGCAGCTTCTTCAATTGCAGCATTACCAGCCAATACAATTAAATCTGCCATAGAAACCGTACCTTTAAATTCGTTCTGAATACCTTCAAGAACATTTAAAACTTTATCTAATTCTTTAGGATTATTTACTTTCCAACTTCTTTGAGGCTCTAGTCTTACACGTGCGCCATTTGCACCACCACGCTTATCTGTATCTCTATACGTTGAAGCTGAAGCCCAAGCCGTTCTTACCAGTTCTGGTATACTCAATCCAGATGCTAAAATCATTTTCTTTAATGATTCAATATCTGAATCACTTAATGTATAATCCACTTTAGGTATTGGGTCTTGCCATAGCAATTGTT belongs to Winogradskyella sp. J14-2 and includes:
- a CDS encoding thioredoxin family protein, whose protein sequence is MIQELDQDNLQSLVSENDTVVVQYSATWCGNCRIMKPKFKKLATENENVKFIVADAEKFPESRKLATVDNLPTFATFKNGEFKNQVQTNKFDVLKELVNEVI
- a CDS encoding DUF6952 family protein, producing the protein MKLPVIKQLTQFIEDNDEDYVVETIETLENLTEVPSLKDEELDVIGELISNMYGAIEVHKMVKDGTPKKEALNTFMSRVLGSIDK
- a CDS encoding ankyrin repeat domain-containing protein, which gives rise to MQLKEGMCYNLAHSFFNENIKMNEQELFFRTIQIGNIENLGLQLNRNPDLANIKDARGFTPLIFATYFGQEEIAKLLIEKGSNIDAQDASGNTALIGVSFKGNKDLVDLLLAHNANVNIQNKNGTTALSFATQYNQKIIVETLLKHDADKAIKDSDGKNALDYAEEKSLNDIIEILK